The segment atatatatatatatatatatatatatatatatatatatatatcaagggCACCTCAAGGACATGGATGCAAGATGCAACACTACACTACTAGAGATCTTTATTACTGCCAAAATAAATGCTTGAGTTCTTACTTGAGGAGGGCCAGAAACGCTGCAGGTTCCACGTCGGGCAGCTCGATCTCGGTGGATGTTGTGGCCATGCCGCCGTTAAACATGGCATCGAACACCGCGCTCCCGACGGCCAGGGCAAATCTGTCCAGACGCAAAAGAGGAATCAGTGCGTGCTGAGTTACCCAAGGGGGGGTTAATGATGAGGACTGAGGGGTAAAGGGTTATCTAAAGGTAAATTACAGCCTGATGAACTTTTAAACTCGTTAATCAGAGAGATGCTGCTGCGTATGAACCTAAACATCACCCTCAAAGTAGCAGCcgaacagaaacagaaaagacGCAAAAGCGCGACAAAGCGGATTTCcggtttgtttgttgttgttgttttttaaagaacgcAAGCTGTTTACAAGAACAAGTCACACTGTTCCATCAGGAACTCAGAATAAAATATTCCGTGTAATCACTGGGTTTGGGTCTGCCTGCGTGTCGGGGCTCATTTGTATACAAttaggaatataaaaaaaaaaggtaaacatgAGACTTAGGATAGAACTGCATTTGGCCCCATTCCGGCCCTACCTGTGCGCAGGAATGCGCTGCACTCCCATCCCCTTCCCCACCAAAAAATGGACGTCGCTCAGCACCTCGTTGTTGAACAGAAACGCGAACCTTTCTTTCACCGTGCTTTTCGTCGCCTGCCAGTTGTAAACGGGTTCACGGTACACGAGCACTGAGGCTGGGCTGCCGGGGACAGAGGCCGAGACTGCGGACGCGCCCgcagatgaagaggatgatgatgatgaagaagaagaagaagaagaggaggaggaggaggacgaggatgatgaggatgaggatgaagacgccgccgccgccgccgcgcCGGACGCCGACGTGGCCGCCGCGTTCATATTGGAGGCGGCGCGCGGTGGCGCGTCCCTGCTCGCTGCGTTGTGCGGCGCCGAGTGCCGCGGAGGATTCTGCGCGCTCCCTGTGCCCGCGGACGTGAGCGCGTCGGCGGCGGCGGCGTCGCGTACAAGGCCCTGCGCCTGGGGATCGTCGTTCCCCGCGGACCCCGCCGCTGAGCCCGGGCCCATGCCGCCGACGGGCACCGCCGAGTGAGCGCTGTTGCTTGGCCGAGCGTTGCCCAGCGAGCCCGCGTTGGGCGGGTTCAGACAAGCGGAGCGGCTGGTGTCGCTCTCACCCGCGGCCATCTTGCAAGGCGAGCTCTGCAGGCTGGGCTGGAAAATACGCACGCAACAGCGCATAACCAGAAATACGGGCTGGATGAGCCGAGAGGGCGGAGAGAGCTGGCTCGCCCCAGAGCCGTCACCTCACCGTCTTCCATCACCAACAATATCtactgagggttttttttcctcccctttacataaacacacaacgcttcatgtgtgtgtattctggCCTTGGATAAGCTCCAGGGTTCCC is part of the Silurus meridionalis isolate SWU-2019-XX chromosome 9, ASM1480568v1, whole genome shotgun sequence genome and harbors:
- the btbd2a gene encoding BTB/POZ domain-containing protein 2a isoform X3, encoding MRCCVRIFQPSLQSSPCKMAAGESDTSRSACLNPPNAGSLGNARPSNSAHSAVPVGGMGPGSAAGSAGNDDPQAQGLVRDAAAADALTSAGTGSAQNPPRHSAPHNAASRDAPPRAASNMNAAATSASGAAAAAASSSSSSSSSSSSSSSSSSSSSSSSSSSSAGASAVSASVPGSPASVLVYREPVYNWQATKSTVKERFAFLFNNEVLSDVHFLVGKGMGVQRIPAHRFALAVGSAVFDAMFNGGMATTSTEIELPDVEPAAFLALLKFLYSDEVQIGPETVMTTLYTAKKYAVPALEAHCVEFLKKNLRADNAFMLLTQARLFDEPQLASLCLENIDKNTADALAAEGFTDIDLDTLVAVLERDTLGVREVHLFGAAVRWAEAEAHRQQLQPTPENKRRVLGKALGLIRFPLMTIEEFAAGPAQSGILTDREVVSLFLHFTVNPKPHVEFIDRPRCCLRGKECSITRFGHVESRWGYSGTSDRIRFSVNRRIFVVGFGLYGSIHGPTDYQVNIQEGRVFRKIKAWSYYSLKTCQPK